Proteins from a genomic interval of Halomonas alkaliantarctica:
- a CDS encoding YqaE/Pmp3 family membrane protein has translation MAFTATDPIKMIFAVILPPLGVFFEVGFKGHFWLNIILTLFGFIPGIIHAFYVILKH, from the coding sequence ATGGCGTTTACCGCGACTGATCCAATTAAGATGATTTTTGCCGTTATACTTCCCCCACTCGGGGTTTTCTTTGAGGTCGGTTTTAAAGGGCATTTCTGGCTGAACATTATTTTAACGCTATTTGGCTTCATACCAGGCATTATTCACGCGTTTTATGTGATCTTGAAACACTAG
- a CDS encoding TonB-dependent receptor family protein encodes MGAGQSWAQEGPTADNTLATLEVTAPRLSRELYATPAAVTTLDRDAIAQGQQRTRLDEALVRVPGMFLQNRDNFAQGQRISIRGFGARAPFGVRGITVMVDGIPYTLPDGQAQLDAIDLDSAERIEVIRGPSSVLYGNAAGGVIDITTADGRDNPGSSVRTEVGSDGYRKAVVQTGGAQGDWSHHVSFSALNVDGYREQSSTEKYLLNAKLRRELGSDRALTAIINLLDNPRSEDPGALNAGEVASGRDQAAPNSLALDAGQNVDQQLLGLQYEDLSAGPGELYLKGFVSQRDFEQQLPYVGDSRIGYQRDYLGASAEYHHEISLGSLPLSYISGVDVARQDDDRFRNAVNGQGVVGEQLAEETQTATSAGVFAQGDLALTEQVTLSLGARFDRVELEVDDRYQDDGDQSGEQTFNEWSGSAGLSYRYRPQHQAYINTGTAFETPTFSEFANPAGGGFNPSVSPQKAWNREVGLRGYVEPLAMDYDLVLFSVRVRDELVPYDDGGRTFYQNAGDTDRDGIELALGWQLADQWRLDSALTLASYEFDQFATPTDSFGGNRIPGLPEQTWVNQLTWQGLDERFATLETQYVGDMVADNANETEVDSYWLVNLRVGDDWQLGSNTRLNAYVGVRNLLDEEHYANVRLNGTFGRFYEPAPGRSVYGGLEVRF; translated from the coding sequence CTGGGCGCTGGCCAGAGCTGGGCGCAAGAAGGCCCGACAGCCGACAACACTCTGGCCACGCTGGAAGTGACAGCGCCACGCCTTTCGCGAGAGCTTTACGCCACACCCGCTGCGGTAACAACGCTCGACCGCGACGCCATTGCCCAGGGGCAACAGCGTACGCGGCTGGATGAAGCGCTGGTTCGCGTGCCGGGGATGTTCCTGCAGAACCGCGACAATTTTGCCCAAGGCCAGCGTATCTCTATTCGTGGTTTTGGCGCTCGTGCGCCGTTTGGGGTGCGTGGTATTACCGTGATGGTGGATGGCATTCCTTATACGCTGCCCGACGGCCAAGCACAGCTGGATGCCATTGACCTGGACAGCGCTGAGCGCATCGAAGTTATCCGCGGGCCTTCTTCTGTGTTGTACGGCAACGCGGCGGGTGGGGTGATTGATATCACCACCGCCGATGGGCGCGATAATCCAGGCTCTAGCGTGCGCACCGAGGTGGGAAGCGATGGCTACCGTAAGGCGGTCGTGCAAACAGGCGGGGCTCAAGGGGATTGGTCTCACCATGTGAGCTTCTCGGCGCTCAATGTAGATGGCTACCGGGAGCAGAGCTCGACAGAGAAGTACCTCTTGAATGCCAAACTGCGCCGCGAATTGGGCAGTGACCGGGCGTTAACTGCGATTATCAACCTGCTCGACAACCCTCGCTCTGAAGATCCGGGCGCGCTGAACGCGGGTGAGGTGGCTAGTGGCCGTGATCAAGCGGCGCCGAACTCATTGGCATTGGACGCAGGGCAGAATGTAGACCAACAGCTTCTGGGCTTACAGTACGAAGATCTGTCCGCAGGCCCTGGCGAGCTCTACCTGAAAGGCTTTGTTTCGCAGCGCGATTTTGAGCAGCAGTTGCCCTATGTGGGCGATAGCCGCATCGGTTACCAGCGTGATTACCTGGGCGCGAGTGCCGAGTATCACCATGAGATCAGCCTGGGTAGCCTGCCGCTAAGCTACATCTCCGGCGTTGATGTGGCTCGCCAGGACGACGATCGCTTTCGTAATGCTGTAAATGGCCAAGGTGTTGTTGGCGAGCAGTTGGCCGAAGAGACCCAGACGGCAACCTCCGCTGGGGTATTTGCCCAGGGCGATTTAGCACTGACAGAGCAGGTAACACTCTCGCTGGGCGCTCGCTTTGACCGAGTAGAGCTAGAAGTAGACGATCGCTATCAGGACGATGGCGACCAGAGCGGTGAGCAAACCTTCAATGAGTGGAGCGGTTCGGCAGGCTTAAGCTATCGTTATCGCCCCCAGCACCAGGCCTATATCAATACCGGTACGGCCTTTGAAACCCCAACGTTCTCCGAGTTTGCCAATCCGGCTGGCGGCGGTTTTAACCCGTCGGTGTCGCCGCAAAAAGCCTGGAACCGTGAAGTGGGGCTGCGGGGCTACGTTGAACCGTTGGCCATGGATTACGATCTGGTGCTGTTTTCGGTGCGCGTGCGCGATGAACTGGTGCCTTATGACGACGGCGGCCGTACCTTCTACCAAAACGCCGGCGACACCGACCGGGACGGCATCGAGCTGGCGCTGGGTTGGCAGTTGGCCGACCAATGGCGGTTGGATAGCGCCCTTACGCTAGCCAGCTATGAGTTTGATCAATTTGCTACACCCACTGACAGCTTTGGCGGGAATCGCATTCCTGGTCTACCCGAGCAAACTTGGGTCAATCAGCTAACTTGGCAGGGATTGGATGAACGTTTTGCCACGCTGGAAACCCAGTACGTAGGCGATATGGTGGCGGACAACGCCAACGAGACTGAGGTCGATAGCTACTGGCTGGTGAACCTGCGGGTAGGGGACGATTGGCAGTTGGGAAGCAATACGCGACTGAATGCGTATGTGGGCGTGCGCAATCTTTTAGATGAAGAGCACTATGCCAACGTGCGCTTGAACGGCACCTTTGGACGTTTCTACGAACCGGCGCCTGGGCGCAGTGTTTATGGCGGTTTAGAAGTACGCTTCTAA